One part of the Vicia villosa cultivar HV-30 ecotype Madison, WI linkage group LG6, Vvil1.0, whole genome shotgun sequence genome encodes these proteins:
- the LOC131612957 gene encoding uncharacterized protein LOC131612957 — MNPEISDSYANFAKQLKSYSWLLHKVSGDGDNKVAYGLGSGFAVRIDEDTRTKNQLQPNDLIILTCDHVLPADDEIVRVRNFNHKTSFNARILRRNRSWDIALLVLQNAADKFASAEFVEDGNILLSQPLFHVGNPGRFLWSFFIGCAGNECTNDAVAPSRRSRKKCFFHKPDLNETASRLKLGDFVNKKFFARPNLIGENIKEKMKNLNPSIPVIQCCGMGTAEGCSGGPVFNNEGKIVGMMGFNLVEFDIASHVSMLKAYVYDPLC; from the coding sequence ATGAATCCAGAAATTTCCGATTCCTATGCTAATTTTGCTAAGCAGCTTAAAAGCTATTCTTGGCTTCTTCACAAAGTTTCTGGTGATGGTGATAATAAAGTGGCATACGGATTAGGTTCAGGATTTGCTGTGAGGATTGATGAGGACACACGTACTAAGAACCAGCTTCAACCAAATGACTTGATCATCTTGACATGTGACCATGTGTTACCGGCTGATGATGAAATAGTCAGAGTCCGCAACTTTAACCACAAAACTAGTTTCAACGCAAGGATACTGCGTAGGAATCGTTCCTGGGACATAGCTTTATTGGTGCTACAAAATGCAGCAGATAAGTTTGCTAGTGCTGAATTTGTTGAAGACGGAAACATATTACTTTCTCAGCCATTATTCCATGTCGGTAACCCAGGCAGGTTTTTATGGTCGTTCTTCATTGGATGTGCTGGGAATGAGTGCACGAATGATGCTGTTGCTCCTTCTCGTCGTAGTAGGAAAAAATGTTTTTTCCATAAACCTGACTTGAACGAAACGGCAAGCCGTCTAAAATTAGGAGACTTTGTTAATAAGAAGTTTTTTGCAAGACCAAATTTGATTGGAGAAAATATTAAGGAGAAAATGAAAAACTTAAACCCGAGTATTCCTGTGATACAGTGTTGCGGCATGGGTACTGCCGAGGGATGTTCTGGAGGGCCTGTTTTCAACAATGAAGGAAAGATTGTTGGAATGATGGGTTTCAATTTGGTTGAGTTTGATATTGCTAGCCATGTAAGCATGTTGAAGGCATACGTCTATGACCCTTTATGTTAA